Below is a genomic region from Argiope bruennichi chromosome 3, qqArgBrue1.1, whole genome shotgun sequence.
CGATTTCTCATTTGTTTATCTTGGTATGAAGTTTTAATGCAACGTTACCTTCACATTTCTGTTTATATTGCAGATTTAGTTGCCGACACTTTCAACATGATGGGAAAATGAAGATACCATTTATTAATAGTTAGCAGTTTTAATTCGTttgatgtacatttttttaacatagttCGTATTTATATCTTCAACGTTTCTGTTATTGATGCATCTACtaagattataaaattaagtattttctgTATTGCTTACAAATCAAAATTCAACAATGTGCGGAATCATTCCGAAACATCCAGATTTCtatcataattcataaaatttgtttttttcgtattatttctattatgttttaataaatccCTCGTAATcgaacatatttttgaaatttttttattcctttccttttatttaaaaactttcctataaaagatatttcaacGTATGTACTATCTAAAATTCTTGATGGAAGAACTAAacaaaagtgatttaattttcaaGCCTTGATTTATCCTATcgatttattatattgatttcttcttgtgattgtaatgaatttaaaagttttcaaatctaagaatgaaatttacaaattaaccGGCTTTATCTGTTATTATAGGATTTTTATAGTTGTAAAGTAAATGtctatgtaataatttattagaatttagttatattttattctttttttccacCAGTTATCACAGAAATTTATTTAGAGCCCtctatttttttatgtgatgATAATTTGTTGGATTTTGAttgtatgattttaaattttttaatggctattattaaatataaaaaattctattttgaaaatgttactataaatttcttttaaaattctttttcttttttaaaaaagaagtaattaattttatgatatgtTGACTGTAAAAATTTGAGTGCTCTTTATTTTCTTCTGCTTTGgcttaagaattaaaatgttttgattgtttaaaaaatgcttttttatataatcatttgtGTGTATAGATTTCATAGTTTTTCTAATATTTGGTTTTCATGTTCATATAGCTTTTGAATGGAATGATAAGGTTGAAAGGGATGCGTTTTATGCGTTGTATTAATTGGTGGCATTTAGGGAAAACATCCCTTCTTCTgggttttttattctttttctgtgaGGTATGATATTTGAGTCAtcaaatttactattataaatctatgcttattttaaaatgaaattcttttgtaaaattttagtattctaatttcttcaaattttgaatttgcacaggttcttatatattatattgtactACTACAATGTACATGGCCTCAGATTCAGACAAATACAAAGCATTCAACAGTGAAGGCAATGCTTTTAGCTGATGTCCATTTATTAGGTCCACGATTTGGACACTGGTTCGACAAATTAAGGAGGTAAACAGATCAGTAtgcttaaaatgattaaaaaatattttgcctaaaATTTACTGAAGTTTGTTATAGCTTtgcataacaaatttaaataatattttgtaatgaaaataattttctattcttgTTTTTGcccagttttttaaattttttattgtaatttttctttttataatagatattatcttttaattaaaaatatttttgaaggtataatattaattataaaagttttgaaaagtaatattgtgattgacttaaaaaaattattaactatctGTAAAAATCTATGATACAATATAGAggtatatattttgatataaaactgtTCATTATATCATACTTCAGTTTACagtatcaaataaaattgaataattgttagtttattagaaattttatttataaacttttacaaaaaatgtttacaaattgtTGACTTGCATAATGTTGAAACAtaattagtttcaaaaagttccatatttgattttcattctgGGGAAAATTTGGAAAACTTTCAATAACCAGTGTAACTACAAAGTGTATTTCTTTACTAAGACacatattgatttattaaatatttgcatattgaaaaagtgttgtaatcataaaaaaaattcaaaatcaagatttttataaatcacCATAATtctctgaaaagcacatttttgactTTTGTCTGTTAAtcttgataactcaaaaacatgtTGAGCTaaatggaagaaatttggtatatggacttatgaccaaatttttaaatttgtatcgaaaattgaatgaaatcatTCACAGAAAGTCTGTTTGCTTGttcaagtacaagtgaactcaataatAGCAAAATGCAAAgttggtacatagatttagcatgtaaaatatagattcttattaaattttgaactaaatctctTAAAGGGTTGATGGATTTTTAAtgcttttgcatgcatataaatacaatgattcataatgattaaaatcaatgaaattcagtatatctAGGGTGGTACAGACAGAACATGTACTgtagttccatgtcaaatttcAGTTCTAATTGGTCAGAAAAAAAGACATCAAGAATGCATAgtcacacaatagattcaataaaaatgccaaatttaatacagaattctatattttattactattttttgcCGTGCAAAGCATATTTAGTTGTACCCAAAGTACACAATTTTATGCTAGGAGAAGGACTTTTATTGGATAATGTATGAGAAAGCTTTATAGAGAGCATTTTGTAGTTGAGCACTCTCATAGAGAACTGGTTGTTGGtttgtttcaattttgtttttcagattcttaaaaattaaagtgattCTAGCTTAGTGATGGAGAGCTTAAAGAATACACTCCTTTTCACAATTTCAGAACAAATTCAACAAagtttctgaaaacaaaaatccATCTCTGAAAAACTaaggtaattttcaaaaattttaacctCACGGTTGGGGGTGGGGGATTACATTCGGCCATCATAAGAAATCCACAAGGTTTTTTACAGCATGTTTAGCAAATATTACAGCCTCCATATTCATGTTTATAAGAAAagtagaaataacatttttatttctactttcagAGAGTATGGagagaagaaaaaacaaaaacatatttagtaaaatgtaatgaaagttagtcttaagatatttaaaatttctaataatgtcacaaaataatttatataatttttgcattaatgtCCTTATGTCAGTTTTCTTTTTActtgattaaatttattgtatgcatatcatccagattttttttttgtacaaaattagtacaatcaaatattttcctattgtttaaaactttcacaCACACAACCATGTTTTTTATTTAAGcatgttttaaatgatttaatttataacatgtcaaattttatgagcaagttcatcaaaaatttattcaaaactttcaaaacaatattataatttttttgacatttttgtgATACAATTCTAATgccttttagatttattaaaaaaaaaaaaaaacatccatatATAATGCACATTCTGCTGATGTATcttcttatatattaaaagaaaatgttgtatCTGTTGTCTCTCTGCATATTGGAGCATTCTTTACAAGCTAGACCATTTGgcttagaattattaaattatatagatatataatacaaactttttaagactattaaaaatatagtttaaaaatttggaatttgtatttcaaatttttttaatctttaaatagattaataatttctcatgatataattgcacaaaaataatacttaccacatcttaaaattttaaaaattatcttacaaaGATATAAATTTAGTATGTaccttttctgtaattttaacaaatttttacataTGATTTGCTGCAGtaattttcattattgcaatttaattcaaatatgaattaaatttcaataatgtttcattgtttcatcaagttTCTAAATCATTTGTTTTTGCATGATTTTGATATTTACCCTTAGCACCATTTTCTGCAGATACGTCTCTGGTAATTTTCAAAAGTtagaaaattgtatattaaacaattatatgctgaattttaactaatttcatCATCAAACATAATTTACAGTTAcacaattgtatcttttttttcttttttttacagaagTTTACTGTTGTAGAAAATACTGAATGaagaatatcttttgaaaattaaaatgattaaattaaagatattcatGAGGAATGTATCTTTTCTTACCTTTATGCATTGATCACATGGATTTTCTAAGCTTGAATTAGGGAATAAAGATCATTCATAAAGTAATGTTTGTTCAAACTCATTTAACAATCTTGGAAGGCTATATAAGCAGCCATTTGTCTTCTAAAGTAGCTTCTGAGAAATTGTATAGGATTAAAATCCCAAAATTAAATTGCCAATCTATTTACTTCAAACCTTGATCCTTAagatattctatgaaaaatttagTTTGGTAAAATCAAGCATTTTCATCTGCAGAATGAATTTCTCATCTATAGCATCGTTGTATAGTTCGACATATGGATTGAAGATCTCATACATATATCGTAACATTGAGAATTCTGCCATGGAATACATGGAGGTCAGTGGAATCATCCAAATGATTCCAGCCTTAATCACCCCTTCTATAATTCTGTGTTTTAACAATGTTAGATTGATGGAAATGTTGCTGCATTCCTTCTCATTAGCACACAGCTTAAACACTCTTAAAAGTAAATCTGAAGAGTAcagattgtcattattttcagatCTAAGCACACTATCCTCGCTTTCTGTTTGTGGAAACAATCAAGGATATACAGACTTTGCTTGTGAAGATACTTTCATATCATAATAGCTTATAGTGTTATTCTTGTTGAAAGCAAAATGATCTGAAACTGTTCCTTTTTGTTGTCATACTCCATCAgattggaaataataaaaaggaatcttCAATACATCTCCAACTTAGACACAGGTCTCCCTgagtctaaatttttaaatgaaattgatccCAGAAGCTCTAAACCACATTGCAATGCACATTAAGCCTTCtaatagcattaaattttatcaaacctATTTGTATCCACCTAATGGCTTGTCATTGTAATTGATTAGAATACATTGACTTTTCTGAGACATTATCAACAATATTTTAGTACATAAAATTGAAGACAAGtaacttttatagaaattgtttagaaatcatgcagtcaaaatatttataatttttctgatttgtataaaaagggaaatttcttttaaaaaataaatgatagatctattttaatttttaattaaattaatgttactcaatatattttatataaattatatttattccctTTATTAGCAATCATTTAAAGATGAACTCCAAAAAACAGATTGTACCTTTTGGAAGCcagtatatttttaaagtcatttatacgggagaaaattatgtttgaattgGTTTGCTTaatcattatgtttaaatttacaaTAGCATTGCTATAGAATATCTAGCTTTTAAGCAAGCACTACTTGTTGATGATTGTATaagcacttaaaaattaaataatataaaatatcaaaatataaatctttgatttttttttttttttttttttttttttttttgtattataataatatttttcaccaaACTTAATAATAGTCTTTCTGATGTAAATGTTacatgtataaattaattttgaaatgttgataattttcttttaatattttctttcagagaatGGCAAATGTACAGAACATTCCAGACAGCAATGACTCTTCACAATCCACAAGTTGTTTTTATATTAGgtattattttacatgaaatgagTTATTTCTGCATAAAAGTGCTGTTTTTAAggattatttgtatttcttattaatCATGAagctatttttaacaatttatataaatagtaaGTTTTTTGTTGCTCTAATCCTGTTTTGTtactgaaactttaaaaatactattttgctGCAAAGCTGTTACAAAATACATAGTCATACTGATAGTTATATAAAGAATGTTTGTTCACAAATAagtaatcaaaatcaaattaatttacaaaactcTAGCTGGCAACTGCACATCTCACACTGCATCtacaaatattaatactttttattaaaatattggtattttcttctgcattttgaaagattttgttatctaatgcaaaattaataattttatcttttgtgtTATGCCTTATTCTCCATTTAAAACTATCCTACTTTAGGAAATGatgttatcattattatatatatatatatatttaattctaaatatatattcttttcttttgtggAAGGAAgagcaaattttcatttttttactaggAATTGCTGTATTTAAGTGTCGTCTGATTTGACTTATTTAATTTGTGCAATTAATACTTTGTGCTTTCACCCTTAtgccaatattttaaaagtatataaccaatgaaacatatttatatgTACTGTTCAAGTATTAATACTTATAAGACTAATATGTTTGACATTGTttacttctaatattttaatagaataaatatataaaatataataatttttatatttttttattttctgtttcttaaaactattaatttggaCAAATTTAAAATGCGTACAATAATTGATCATCTCTTTTTCCAtacttaaatatcatataaaattccaagacatttcatcattatattttttgtcaCTTACAtatctttgtaattattttaattttatatgaatatattaatttcatatctgAAGGATTTATGTATGTATATCATAAATCATGACTATATATATCTTTCTCAAAAATGCCCTTTTaatgagtttgaaaaaattattcatcattataTGTAACTGTATTTCTCTTTGTCAATCATTTCTTgcattgtatattattataatttaaaaataaaccctGAGgggatgaaaagaaatttaactaacTACATATTTTGAATTACTGAAACATATTTCATTTACACTTTTCTGGAAAGATTGAAGTCAGTTATAAAATTCAGTCCTCTTTTGAATTCTACTATTTTTGTTTATGATAATCAAATACAAGGGCCCAATTATTgagtagttttatttattttgtattttaagttttgttggaattgaatattattttcttaaatcacaAAGTTATAAACtcttcccaatttttttaaacagggtttcatttggaatatttatagCTTTTATTTGCAGCAACTGGTATACTGATAGGCTGTATCTTTTATTGAATTCCTCTCTCATGTaactgaaaactaatttttctgaaaattaattgtttattaaagcaacattttatagcacaaaaaaaaaactattttgccTAGAAATAGCATTTTATAAGTGTTTGCTTTATTAAGAATTTGctaatatttatatgcatgcaacAATGATATTTTACTTCACATTGTCAAGTGTCTATCtcaatttaaaactttctatttaGGTGATATTTTTGATGAAGGACATCATTGTAATGAAGCACAGTTTAACAACTATGTTAAACGCTTTCATAGTGTTTTCAGTGTTCCAGAAAATACAAAACTTCATGTTGTAATTGGCAATCATGATATTGGTTTCCATTATgggtaagaatttatatatatatatatatatatatatatatatatatatatatatatatatattattagaaaaacctCTACATTTCCATTTGTAATTCTATggagatgaattattttttacacatgGAGCTAAACAATATGAATtggctaaataaaaatattcaaaggaaaattaataatgtGCACAATGTATAgcttgctatttaattttatctgcATGTTGTCATTaccttttgaaaaatgattttacaaataatattttcatacaaaatttgattttttttctccacgattttcattttttcaactttCCATTGCAATTTTTGTTCTTGATGTTTACTAACAATTCTCTGAGTTTGTCGATCCATTTATGGAACAGCTtgtatatttcactttaaatgttTCTTAAGGACATGAgtgactttatattttaatattattattaatattaattatattattaaaatatgtaggATACCCtaaaaaacattgataaaatttataaaacatacttgttttttatgtaatgtttgtttctgaaaatatttgtttagcttctgattttttttaaaataaaaaatgttttgtgttcgGTTGTATAACTTCTgttgcaatttaaatatatcattttatttttccttctttagaATATCTCCACAGCTGAAAGAACGTTTTGAGAGATCCTTCAACACATCTTCTGTTGAATtgcttacaataaataataatatatttgttctaGTCAACAGTATGGCCTTACATGGTGACAATTGCTTTTTATGTAAGCCTGCTGAGGAGAAGTTGAAAGATATATCTGAAATGTTACGCTGTGCTAAggtaaatacatatataattactATATGGTCAAAAGTGTTTCCTGTATTATTTTCACAATGGTTccataatttgtcttttttttatttttaaaatgatcctATAATTTTTTAGGGGGTGGGGGGCATTTTATACAACAGCATACTGTGAATCTCGGCTGTCCTTACTTAGACATAGGCTGAATTTACTACCCTgtttatttaggttttttttaaatcaaaattattccaaattttaccaAAATCCTAAAGAACTTTTCAGGAGgaatgattttcttttacttgTATATTATGAATGTACAAATAAAATGGTCATGCCTGAATGTTTCTTAATAAACACATTTATTACAAGATTTTTACATATATGCTATTTATTGATGTATTCATAGTATTTATGATATGCATTAAcaatattaagtattattatataaaattaggaaCACGAATCAAATTCCAACTAAATAGTATTATTATGATATGATATAATAgtattattatgatatatatatgaaTCAGCATGTAAGCAAACCAGATTTAATGAATGCTTTGAACAAGATactaaagcactttttttttacatgaactCGCAAATACCTAGCCATAACAGCAGCATTAATATGTGTTTCATTCTATAGTTCATTATATTGAGACCATCTGCTTCAGGCTTGCTCAAAATCATGTTTGAAAGCCCTTCAgtggttttattttttgtttcaatgaaatctattaaaGATTCACACTTCCTGATTTTCAgtcattacatattttaatacctGGTTTATTTGGTCTTTGTAAGAAACATTCTGATTGCTatcaaatataatagaataatatttggCCTTTTTTACTTGTTTGATAATATGTTAGTGAAACTTTATCTCCCAAAGTTGCTATAAATTTGTCTTGCATTTCTGGCtatatataaatgattgaaattttacaCTTTACAAAATTCAGAATCATACTTACAAAAAGCTGCTAATTCTAAAAAAGTTGTTTCTATTATTGCTGGTATCACTTTCTCTGTAATTATATAAAGTCGAATTTTGTTTCGTAAGGAATCATAATATGaaaacatattgataaaaattttctgcCATTCTTTTTAGTTCTTGTTGCAGTTTCCATGAGGGTTTATTCTTTCttgtcaatagttttttttttttttttaagtctgttTTCTAATTCTTTTCATTTGCCCTTATATTGGTTGTGTACTCACTCCACTTGAGTCCTTGAGTCGActgtttttacaaatattttctcaaaataatttgaattctgaaTATTACCCCCACTGTTGTTATTGATGATGAGAATTTTCATCTAATACAATATCTAGTGATTTTTATCTTACGtcaatgataatttgaaattaatctgaTTAATAATAACTCTAAATATTACCCCCACTGATGTTATTGATGATGAGAACTTTCATCTAATACAATATCTAGTGATTTTTATCttatgtcaataataatttcgattaaaaagttagcctttttttttttttttttaaagtacttaaagattatttataatcttGTCTAGATtgctttgttttcaaatttttattttgctaatcaattaatgtaattattgtcaattatgcaaatttttttcagatcagaaatgattttatattattactttattttacttttttgtgaagTAAAGACCtgcattgcatttaattttaaattaattaactaattttttgtgtagtttataagtttaagtaaacctttatttatttatttttttatgattttaaacagTTATTTGTTGCAAgttcgtcaattttttttattccaagccCAATgcttaaatatagaaaatgtaaGGCTTGCTagtaatatcttattttaatgattacctgtgtttatttgttaaattccatttgataatttaagtatttgatattattctttattttattttcaattaataaaatattttgatttgatatcaATATGTACgttgaatttaatttcagaatgggGGTACAAGCAACAATTGTAAAAAGTACAAATCTTTGCCACCTTATAGTCCGCCAATATTCCTTCAGGTATGatcattaaatcaataataattatttcagtatttttataataaaatttaatttatgagtttactttttttctatcattaattataaattattgtaattctgGATCAAACATTCATTATATTGTTGGATTCAACGatgtaaattctttaattctCTATTGTTTTACGAACAAAAATGCTTTGCAATAAATTGCTTAAGAATACTAAACtggttttattgtttattttcattatttgtttaaaaatccagttttctaACAACTTTCATGCTATAGCCGTTATATTAACATAGAAAACTAGATGAATCGACTTATCATTTCCTCTTAAGGGATTTGAGAAGAAATTTCTGTTTGCATAGTTtgcttattaaaatcataaacttttaaatagttcttaTTGCAGTAATTGAACGATTTATGTTAATCAGTAAatgaaaagatatattattattgtttttagtgtattttattttattttaaaatatcttaaagatgtatcaaaatatttttttgtagcaTTTTCCACTGTACCGTCCTTCTGATTCTCACTGCAGTGAGCCAGATGCTGCACCAAAGCAGATAATTAATGAGCCTTTTAGAGAATTTTGGGACTGCTTAGCTAGAGGCTCTACTAGCAAagtaacatttataattatttaataatcctgTCCAggaatttgtatatatttcaagACAATTTTTGTGTTTGATGATGTATAATTGCAATCTTAGTTAAGTAGTATTAGTTTTTTAgtgttatagaaaattatatcatCTCAAGTGGGATGAGACCTTATTCAAGATTTTTTGAGAACATACTAAATTCATtaattacactcatgtccataaattaaggataattcagagtcatgcagaaattgaactttaaaatacatatatcacccgtaaaatgtttactcacatcttcaaaaatcatatgcgaATCGCAGGAAGCCACAAGATGACATTGATAGTACGTTAtaagagtgtaagagagtgatgtataaggaatacaaggaaataaaattgttcgcaagcgctttataagcctttcagtgcaataactgcatagttatgacacaaaggacgcatttggatgattttttacttggtagaattatcggccatCTGAAATGTAGGCATACCCAgttggaagtatccgaggaacttggaatctctCAGAGTGCCAtttccaggctttggcaacgattccaagatgatggtaatgtgactagacgttacagcacaggtcgctcCCGAGTTACAACgtcgaatgaggaccggtatttggcagttactgccaaaagaaacagatgagcacagcatcagacctgtcttgtcagctctcttcagccactggtacgacagtttcaaggcaggcCGTGTACAGACACTTAGGGAatattggtctatatgctcgttgGCCTGTCAGGTGTGCAGGGCCACCGCATGGGTATTAGGCGCTCTTGTTCAAATGGAAATTTGGCGCCCCTTTATGGGGTTCTGTTGCACTGCTGCAAATTATATGTGCTGCATCAtatgattttctttcaatatactATTTGAAAGTCAAAAGCTTTGCTACTAAATAAAGATTCAGATAACGaaactaatttaactaaaattttaaaaacttttttttttttttttttttttttttttttgcgaaaaatttATTCTGggaatttaatgttaaattttttcttctttctgctgattcaaaatatttaagcaaattaaaccaatattcatacaaattactaaaaagcattagttataagcaattgaaatattcaaaacatctCAGGtacattataaacttttaatgataaaaagctataattattagtaagttttttagaattttttttcgattatttggaaattgtaattgtatatcagagatagataaatcaaattctgCCCAATTAAGGGTAATATTTATCTGGGttttatagagataaataaaaagttgcttcttgaattattttgttaatttcaaagacaaaagtttttctttatgGATTGTttccttttatgaatttttactgctatgaaaataatactaataatatatttagattgttcatttacctctaaataataatcttattttttagagcagttataaacaaaaaacgatttgaaaacaattaataacaGTACTTTGCATCCGAAGCAGTTCACAGAATGTACACACTTTAAGAGCAGCGACTAcgcatatgattaaaaataaaggtattcCCTGTTAATTCAAGAGCACACAACGCACGGTGGCGCCGCcaccatcataaaaaaaaaagcaaactaaacaacgacgttgagccgcaacagcttcacagcacgtaaagaataaatatatgccgATACAAAACATTGCCAATTTCTGTTGTTACATGttaaaaattcttagatttttaacacgTTCCGTGTGATAGCGCGAACTCCACACGGAACgtgttttttattgtttgtatcggcaatcaaattttgttttacacaaaAGAAAACAACCCGtagaaaggaaaacaaaagtaaaataatattaaaatataaaataaaatctcattttattgcttagaaattataaaacatgcaaaattgcaagcgtataattaacaactttattttaagtaacattaagttaaaaaactgtaagtactataaattttggcgCCCCCCTGGCCCAGGCGCCCTTGTGCGGTGAACAATTTTGCCACCCCCACGCGGCGGCCCTGCAGGTGTGTTCCACTTATTGCAACTCACTGTCGCGTG
It encodes:
- the LOC129963998 gene encoding metallophosphoesterase 1-like; its protein translation is MIRLKGMRFMRCINWWHLGKTSLLLGFLFFFCEVLIYYIVLLQCTWPQIQTNTKHSTVKAMLLADVHLLGPRFGHWFDKLRREWQMYRTFQTAMTLHNPQVVFILGDIFDEGHHCNEAQFNNYVKRFHSVFSVPENTKLHVVIGNHDIGFHYGISPQLKERFERSFNTSSVELLTINNNIFVLVNSMALHGDNCFLCKPAEEKLKDISEMLRCAKNGGTSNNCKKYKSLPPYSPPIFLQHFPLYRPSDSHCSEPDAAPKQIINEPFREFWDCLARGSTSKVLDYLEPRAVFSGHTHHGCFTIHRERIPEWTIPSFSWRNKNDPSFILAAFAPDTFLVSKCYMPKESTVINLYMIGVFLIAVWIYFSRYRYFKGTFYKEK